From Aythya fuligula isolate bAytFul2 chromosome 20, bAytFul2.pri, whole genome shotgun sequence, a single genomic window includes:
- the UBE2G1 gene encoding ubiquitin-conjugating enzyme E2 G1 isoform X1: protein MTELQSALLLRRQLAELNKNPVEGFSAGLIDDNDLYRWEVLIIGPPDTLYEGGVFKAHLTFPKDYPLRPPKMKFITEIWHPNVDKNGDVCISILHEPGEDKYGYEKPEERWLPIHTVETIMISVISMLADPNGDSPANVDAAKEWREDRNGEFKRKVARCVRKSQETAFE from the exons ATGACGGAGCTCCAGTCCGCCCTGTTACTGCGGAGGCAACTGGCAG AGCTCAACAAAAATCCAGTGGAAGGCTTTTCAGCGGGCTTAATAGATGACAATGATCTTTATCGATGGGAAGTCCTTATTATTGGTCCTCCAGATACACTATA TGAAGGTGGTGTTTTCAAGGCTCATCTTACTTTTCCAAAAGACTATCCACTGAGGCCACCAAAAATGAAGTTCATCACAGAAATCTGGCATCCGAATG TTGACAAGAATGGTGATGTCTGCATTTCAATTCTTCatgagcctggagaagacaaatATGGCTATGAAAAACCTGAGGAACGCTGGCTTCCTATTCACACAGTGGAAACTATAATGATTAGTGTAATTTCTATGCTGGCAGATCCCAATGGCGATTCTCCTGCTAATGTTGATGCAGCg AAAGAAtggagagaagacagaaatggagaatttaaaagaaaagttgcCCGCTGTGTAAGAAAAAGCcaagaaactgcttttgagTGA
- the UBE2G1 gene encoding ubiquitin-conjugating enzyme E2 G1 isoform X2, whose product MIFIDGKSLLLVLQIHYSGVFKAHLTFPKDYPLRPPKMKFITEIWHPNVDKNGDVCISILHEPGEDKYGYEKPEERWLPIHTVETIMISVISMLADPNGDSPANVDAAKEWREDRNGEFKRKVARCVRKSQETAFE is encoded by the exons ATGATCTTTATCGATGGGAAGTCCTTATTATTGGTCCTCCAGATACACTATA GTGGTGTTTTCAAGGCTCATCTTACTTTTCCAAAAGACTATCCACTGAGGCCACCAAAAATGAAGTTCATCACAGAAATCTGGCATCCGAATG TTGACAAGAATGGTGATGTCTGCATTTCAATTCTTCatgagcctggagaagacaaatATGGCTATGAAAAACCTGAGGAACGCTGGCTTCCTATTCACACAGTGGAAACTATAATGATTAGTGTAATTTCTATGCTGGCAGATCCCAATGGCGATTCTCCTGCTAATGTTGATGCAGCg AAAGAAtggagagaagacagaaatggagaatttaaaagaaaagttgcCCGCTGTGTAAGAAAAAGCcaagaaactgcttttgagTGA